From the genome of Nicotiana sylvestris chromosome 2, ASM39365v2, whole genome shotgun sequence, one region includes:
- the LOC104242481 gene encoding UBP1-associated protein 2C-like: protein MDLTKKRKADENGGAYPVSNELVTAAAPPALGVLSPEDIDRILEPFTKDQCISILRNASLRYPDILEAVRSIADADVSQRKLFVRGLGWETTTDKLKQVFSAYGELDEAIVITDKASQKSKGYGFVTFKHVDASILALKEPNKKIDGRITVTQLAAAGNAGNSQSADVALRKIYVGNVPFEITSEKLLNHFSMYGEIEEGPLGFDKQTGKAKGFAFFVYKTEEGARASLVDPVKTIDGHQVLCKLATDNKKGKPQHNMGPGGMSNTGHPTGMPGDDRVGTMPGSNYGVPVSGLGPYPGYSGVPGPGMQQPPPQPGMVAHQNPHPVGPGYGNQGPGSFTGSAGGYAGAGGYGGGAGDYTGGLGNAGYRMPQSSAGMPSSGGYPDGGNYGLQSGYPSQVPQPGGAVARVPPGGMYQGMPPYY, encoded by the coding sequence ATGGATCTAACGAAGAAACGCAAGGCAGATGAGAACGGCGGTGCTTATCCTGTATCTAACGAACTCGTTACCGCCGCCGCTCCTCCGGCACTCGGCGTTCTCTCCCCCGAAGACATCGACAGAATTCTCGAACCGTTCACGAAAGACCAGTGCATCTCAATCCTCCGTAACGCCTCCCTTCGTTACCCCGATATCCTCGAAGCTGTTCGTTCCATCGCCGATGCCGACGTCTCTCAGCGCAAGCTTTTTGTCCGTGGTCTTGGTTGGGAGACCACTACCGACAAGCTCAAACAGGTTTTTTCTGCATACGGAGAACTCGACGAGGCCATAGTTATAACCGACAAGGCCTCGCAGAAATCAAAAGGCTATGGTTTTGTAACTTTCAAGCATGTGGATGCGTCGATTCTTGCTTTAAAGGAGCCCAACAAGAAAATTGATGGCCGTATTACGGTGACACAGCTGGCAGCTGCAGGTAATGCGGGGAATTCACAGTCTGCTGATGTGGCGCTTAGGAAGATCTATGTTGGTAATGTTCCATTTGAGATTACGTCTGAGAAGCTTTTGAATCACTTTTCCATGTACGGAGAGATTGAAGAGGGGCCTTTGGGATTTGATAAACAGACTGGAAAGGCAAAAGGTTTTGCGTTTTTTGTGTACAAGACTGAGGAAGGAGCAAGGGCGTCTTTGGTTGATCCTGTGAAGACGATTGATGGACATCAGGTGTTGTGCAAATTGGCGACGGATAATAAGAAGGGGAAGCCCCAACATAATATGGGGCCTGGTGGAATGTCCAATACTGGACATCCTACAGGAATGCCTGGTGATGATAGGGTTGGAACGATGCCTGGTTCTAATTATGGTGTTCCTGTAAGCGGGTTGGGTCCGTATCCTGGGTATTCAGGTGTGCCTGGTCCAGGAATGCAGCAGCCACCGCCTCAGCCTGGAATGGTGGCACATCAGAATCCACATCCTGTTGGACCTGGATATGGAAACCAAGGACCGGGTTCTTTTACTGGCAGTGCTGGTGGATATGCTGGCGCTGGTGGGTATGGTGGTGGTGCAGGGGATTACACTGGTGGACTTGGAAATGCTGGTTACAGGATGCCACAAAGTTCTGCTGGAATGCCTAGTTCAGGAGGTTATCCAGATGGTGGTAATTATGGATTACAGTCGGGTTATCCCTCACAGGTACCACAACCAGGAGGAGCAGTGGCCAGGGTTCCACCAGGTGGGATGTACCAGGGCATGCCCCCATACTACTGA